A genomic region of Scyliorhinus canicula chromosome 4, sScyCan1.1, whole genome shotgun sequence contains the following coding sequences:
- the LOC119964265 gene encoding LOW QUALITY PROTEIN: zinc finger MYM-type protein 1-like (The sequence of the model RefSeq protein was modified relative to this genomic sequence to represent the inferred CDS: deleted 3 bases in 2 codons) — protein MSDSMCQRRLRLDKKKVSLRTCLQILRQNLSILIKAQKHKIQLPLQLEKQIQEECDYWEHVLRRVIAVIRTLAERGLAFRGTEERFGPLQNGNFLGLLELISQFDPFLAGHISKYGNSGKGILPSYLSKTTCEELIQLMAQKVHALIVDEVKSSGYFSLSVDSTPDLSHIDQLSVVLRYLKDGQPIERFLTFLEVKSHTGEEMANQVLQYLREACRLNFSKYRGHSYDNAANMSGRYKGMQQNFLETNKFAIYVPCAAHSLNLEGRSAVDCCQEAVNFFSTVQLLYTFFSASSSRWKILKGCVGNESVLKSLSDTRWEAHAMATAAILKSFLKILEALEYIAEDQSQKGDARREANNIADKMQELEFVFMLNFWNEILHIFHRVSQVLQNEDVNLKTCADLYVSLADQLCTSRDEFERYEAATKEMLPDVDYKAATTRKRIRKKVPNDGDAPEVYLNARDKFCITIFYTIVDKLETEMKRRGEIYKEIAERFSFLSDVPHNVTSSSTNIERYSQCCQKLIDAYPEDFNSNFSAELQQFHSYVRHKLSATKNDTYEFVYWASVINKCTNCVVIVVNCPKRCQHLL, from the exons TTTACAAATTCTGAGACAAAATCTGTCTATATTAATTAAAGCACAAAAGCACAAGATTCAGCT ACCCTTACAGTTGGAGAAACAAATTCAGGAGGAGTGTGATTACTGGGAACATGTCTTGAGGCGTGTCATAGCTGTTATTCGTACGTTAGCTGAACGTGGCTTGGCTTTTCGAGGAACAGAAGAAAGGTTTGGACCATTGCAAAATGGGAATTTTTTAGGGCTGCTTGAGCTCATAAGCCAGTTTGATCCA TTTTTAGCAGGCCACATTTCGAAATATGGAAATTCTGGCAAAGGA ATCCTTCCTTCTTACCTGTCCAAAACCACCTGTGAGGAACTCATTCAACTAATGGCACAAAAGGTCCATGCGCTCATTGTTGACGAAGTAAAATCTTCTGGTTATTTTAGTTTGTCagttgattcaacaccagatCTATCACATATCGATCAGTTAAGTGTTGTACTTAGGTACTTAAAAGATGGACAGCCTATTGAACGCTTTTTAACCTTTCTGGAAGTGAAAAGCCATACCGGTGAGGAAATGGCAAATCAGGTGTTGCAGTACTTACGTGAAGCTTGTAGGCTAAACTTTTCAAAATATAGGGGTCATTCTTATGACAACGCTGCTAACATGTCTGGGCGTTATAAGGGGATGCAGCAAAATTTTTTAGAAACAAACAAGTTTGCTATATATGTGCCCTGTGCAGCTCATTCACTAAATCTGGAAGGCCGAAGTGCTGTTGACTGCTGTCAAGAGGCAGTTAATTTCTTCTCTACAGTGCAGTTACTCTATACCTTTTTTTCAGCCTCAAGCAGCCGGTGGAAAATTCTTAAAGGTTGTGTTGGAAATGAAAGTGTCTTAAAATCCCTCTCTGATACCAGATGGGAGGCACATGCTATGGCAACAGCAGCAATTTTGAAATCTTTCCTTAAAATTTTAGAAGCATTAGAATATATAGCCGAAGACCAGTCACAAAAGGGAGATGCTAGAAGAGAAGCAAATAATATTGCAGATAAGATGCAAGAGCTAGAATTCGTTTTTATGTTGAATTTTTGGAATGAGATTTTGCATATTTTTCACAGAGTAAGCCAAGTTCTGCAAAATGAGGATGTGAACTTAAAAACATGTGCAGATCTGTATGTATCATTAGCTGACCAACTGTGCACTTCACGAGATGAATTTGAAAGATATGAAGCAGCTACAAAGGAAATGCTACCAG atgttgATTACAAGGCAGCTACAACTCGCAAACGTATCAGAAAGAAGGTACCCAATGACGGAGATGCACCAGAAGTATATCTGAATGCCAGAGATAAATTTTGTATCACCATCTTTTACACAATTGTTGACAAACTTGAAACTGAGATGAAAAGAAGAGGAGAGATatacaaagaaatagcagagagaTTTTCTTTTCTAAGTGATGTGCCACATAATGTCACTTCATCATCTACTAACATTGAAAGGTATTCTCAGTGCTGTCAAAAGCTGATTGATGCTTACCCAGAGGACTTCAACAGTAATTTCTCAGCTGAGCTTCAGCAGTTTCATTCATATGTGCGCCATAAATTGAGTGCAacaaaaaat GACACCTATGAATTTGTTTACTGGGCATCTGTCATAAATAAATGCACTAACTGCGTGGTGATTGTGGTAAATTGCCCCAAAAGATGTCAGCATTTACTTTAA